Below is a window of Pseudarthrobacter equi DNA.
GCCAAGGTGTGGTTCAGCGAGAAGTTCTTCACGGACGTGCTCCCGAGTCTGGGACGGCTCCTGGTTAGCCTCGCGATCTCCCTGGTGCTCGGCGTCGTCCTCGGGATCGCCATCGGACTCTCCCGAACTCTTCGGTGGCTCCTTGAACCGCTACTTGAGTTCATCAGGGCGGTCCCTTCAACAATCCTCATCCCGGTCCTGCTCCTGCTCATCGGCATTAATGACACGATGAAGGTGACGGTGATCGTCCTGGGCTGCCTCTGGCCCATCCTGCTGAATACGGTTGAAGGCGTGCGCTCCCTCGATGAAGTCCTGAAGAACACTTCGCTGGTCTACCGGCTCCGTGGCTTCAACCGCATCCGCTACCTGGTGCTGCCTGGAGCGATGCCGCTCATCATGGCCGGCATCCGGCACAGCCTCGCCGTGGGACTCATCCTCCTGGTCGTTTCGGAAATGTTCGCCTCGACCGATGGCATTGGCTACTCAATTATCAACTTCCAAAACCGTGTCGCAATCCCCGAAATGTGGAGCGGAATCGTCCTGCTGGGGATCATAGGTGTGTTGCTCTCGGTTGCATTCCAAGCGATCCAAAAGCGGGTTTTGGGATGGTACTACGGTCTTAAGGAGGCCTCCAATGACGGCTAACAAGTCGGACGTCCGTCTCAGTGTCCAGCAGGTTCGGAAGGTCTAC
It encodes the following:
- a CDS encoding ABC transporter permease; translated protein: MIVLKRLGMSLGLPVILVAIWWAATAQGVNFFVPKPDKLADTFAKVWFSEKFFTDVLPSLGRLLVSLAISLVLGVVLGIAIGLSRTLRWLLEPLLEFIRAVPSTILIPVLLLLIGINDTMKVTVIVLGCLWPILLNTVEGVRSLDEVLKNTSLVYRLRGFNRIRYLVLPGAMPLIMAGIRHSLAVGLILLVVSEMFASTDGIGYSIINFQNRVAIPEMWSGIVLLGIIGVLLSVAFQAIQKRVLGWYYGLKEASNDG